Proteins encoded by one window of Dokdonella sp.:
- the pilV gene encoding type IV pilus modification protein PilV: MPKMRGQHGFSLLEVLIALLIFSLGLLGMAALMVVSVKANQSAYVRTQASFIAEAMANRMRGNLANIPSYNDTYTPGAGSDPCTGGVPCSTSDIVARDQWLFQQQMQEFLPNSSATIDCDGVLLGSGAQAASSPFDGLCTISLSWSEAALERSAGGNPDTQTFAWVFQP, encoded by the coding sequence ATGCCCAAGATGCGCGGCCAACATGGCTTCAGCCTGCTCGAAGTGCTCATCGCGCTTCTCATCTTTTCGCTGGGCCTGCTCGGCATGGCCGCCCTCATGGTGGTGTCGGTCAAGGCCAACCAGAGCGCCTACGTACGCACGCAGGCATCGTTCATCGCCGAGGCGATGGCCAATCGCATGCGCGGCAATCTAGCCAACATCCCCAGCTACAACGACACCTATACGCCCGGTGCCGGATCGGATCCCTGCACCGGCGGCGTGCCATGCTCGACCTCGGATATCGTCGCGCGCGACCAATGGCTGTTCCAGCAACAGATGCAGGAGTTCCTGCCGAACTCGTCGGCGACGATTGACTGCGACGGTGTACTGCTCGGCAGCGGAGCGCAGGCGGCGTCGTCGCCCTTCGACGGGTTGTGCACGATCTCGCTGTCCTGGAGTGAAGCGGCGCTCGAGCGCAGCGCAGGCGGCAATCCCGATACCCAGACGTTCGCCTGGGTCTTTCAGCCCTGA